In Calothrix sp. PCC 7507, one DNA window encodes the following:
- a CDS encoding bifunctional 2-polyprenyl-6-hydroxyphenol methylase/3-demethylubiquinol 3-O-methyltransferase UbiG: MINPEEIRKGLEQLEPNIPWAHYFNFGDGIETVLPEEEKFYKKAVGLGKLGNLLLDVVPLNCRRGSIKDLRLLDLASAEGVHSIKMAQSGANVLGIEGRQLYVERAKFAAQVLGVENVSFQQGDVRTVDPSAVGTFEFVLFSGILHHLGQDDFEGMLKTLANLTEDTLFIYTHVSTPESIERFRLTGPVKTQNGYQGYVFREHKDNASQEEKYRKVRASLDNTFSFWATEKSLIDILVAVGFKVISKLIVPHLFGWDEASYRPLFIARR, encoded by the coding sequence ATGATTAATCCTGAAGAAATACGCAAAGGTCTTGAGCAACTAGAGCCAAATATTCCTTGGGCACATTACTTTAATTTTGGAGACGGTATTGAGACGGTTTTGCCTGAAGAGGAAAAGTTTTATAAAAAAGCTGTCGGGCTCGGAAAACTTGGTAACCTGCTCTTAGATGTAGTGCCCCTAAACTGCCGTCGTGGCAGCATCAAGGATTTACGTCTACTTGATTTAGCTTCAGCGGAAGGCGTACATTCTATTAAAATGGCTCAATCCGGTGCAAATGTGCTAGGAATTGAGGGTCGACAACTTTATGTAGAGCGGGCGAAGTTTGCAGCTCAAGTATTAGGAGTAGAGAACGTTTCTTTTCAACAAGGAGATGTTCGTACAGTTGATCCATCAGCAGTAGGAACTTTTGAATTTGTCTTATTTTCTGGAATTCTTCATCACTTGGGTCAGGATGACTTTGAGGGAATGCTCAAAACATTAGCAAATCTGACTGAAGATACTCTGTTTATTTATACACATGTTAGTACCCCAGAATCAATAGAGCGGTTTCGCCTGACTGGCCCAGTCAAGACACAAAATGGGTATCAGGGATATGTATTTCGTGAACATAAAGATAACGCTAGCCAGGAAGAAAAATATCGTAAAGTCCGGGCTTCTCTTGATAATACTTTTTCTTTTTGGGCAACAGAAAAATCCCTGATTGATATACTAGTAGCAGTTGGTTTTAAAGTAATCTCTAAACTAATTGTGCCTCATTTATTTGGGTGGGATGAAGCATCATATCGCCCGCTATTTATTGCTCGGAGGTAA
- a CDS encoding NAD(P)-dependent oxidoreductase gives MNKNFPYKRFLITGGAGFIGSKLALQLAKDLDTQIWIIDNLNSQVHGKNAQHPLFPTNINFVCGDILHRETVETIISEAQPDVIVHMAAETGTGQSMYEITRYCEANVLGTSILLESIKQKANNLARLILPSSRAIYGEGPYRDFQSGIVLVPSARNVNAMQAGQFIPTSPLGNKLEALPASEETPAAPASIYASTKLMQEYLVTQSGADASWQATILRFQNVYGPGQSLTNPYTGVLSIFSTQILANQTLNIYEDGNIVRDFVFIDDVVRAIELSCQIPLSHGTKINIGSGKPTTILEAAKLLLNIYGKPENAYTITGDFRVGDIRHAVADISQAKKLLDWEPRVSLRQGLEELSRWCIQFR, from the coding sequence ATGAATAAAAATTTTCCCTATAAACGTTTTTTGATTACAGGCGGTGCTGGATTTATTGGCAGCAAACTAGCACTGCAACTAGCAAAAGATTTAGATACTCAAATCTGGATTATTGATAACCTCAATTCTCAAGTTCACGGTAAAAATGCTCAACATCCTCTATTCCCGACAAATATTAACTTTGTCTGTGGAGATATTCTTCATAGAGAAACTGTTGAGACAATTATCAGCGAAGCTCAACCTGATGTTATTGTTCACATGGCAGCAGAAACAGGAACTGGGCAATCAATGTATGAGATTACTCGCTATTGTGAAGCGAATGTATTAGGGACTTCCATTTTACTCGAATCTATTAAACAAAAAGCTAACAATCTTGCACGTCTAATTTTGCCATCATCACGAGCAATTTATGGTGAAGGCCCTTATCGAGATTTTCAAAGTGGCATAGTATTAGTTCCATCAGCAAGGAATGTCAATGCTATGCAGGCTGGGCAATTTATTCCCACTTCACCATTGGGGAATAAGTTAGAAGCATTACCAGCATCCGAAGAAACACCAGCCGCGCCAGCTTCGATTTATGCTTCTACTAAATTGATGCAAGAATATTTAGTCACCCAGTCTGGTGCAGATGCGTCTTGGCAAGCTACAATATTACGCTTCCAAAATGTTTATGGTCCTGGTCAATCCCTGACTAATCCTTACACTGGGGTACTATCTATATTTTCTACTCAGATTCTTGCTAATCAAACTCTGAATATTTATGAAGATGGCAACATCGTGCGTGATTTTGTGTTTATTGATGATGTAGTACGAGCTATAGAGTTATCTTGTCAAATACCCTTATCTCATGGAACCAAAATCAATATAGGTAGCGGTAAACCTACGACTATTTTAGAAGCCGCAAAACTGCTGCTCAATATTTATGGTAAACCTGAAAATGCTTATACAATTACAGGTGATTTTCGTGTAGGTGATATTCGTCATGCGGTAGCCGATATTAGTCAGGCGAAGAAACTACTAGATTGGGAACCAAGAGTGAGTTTAAGGCAAGGGTTAGAGGAGCTAAGTCGTTGGTGTATTCAATTTAGATAA
- a CDS encoding TylF/MycF/NovP-related O-methyltransferase produces the protein MSQKINSSSPFPHDLPYEEIYAERIPLLYIFRNAVASLNSNQGKGNPLAVSLRNFASLIFSSDDYLAAECGVYMGHSLIACAEIARQYRLPIHMYGLDTFTGLPDLSEVDKLYASPNVLQKADLLFADTSIEDVQARIDAKNLTKYVTLIPGLFSETLINLPDKKYFFVNIDCDLYEPHIECLEFFYPKMEQGGIMFFDDYHSVEYSMASKAIDKFMSKRPEKLFHLHFGRERTNYKKAFIVKY, from the coding sequence ATGTCTCAGAAAATTAATTCAAGCAGTCCTTTTCCCCATGATTTACCTTATGAAGAGATATATGCAGAAAGAATACCTTTGTTGTACATATTTAGAAATGCCGTGGCTAGCCTTAACAGCAATCAAGGTAAAGGAAACCCTTTAGCTGTAAGTTTGCGGAATTTTGCATCATTAATATTTTCCAGTGATGATTATTTAGCTGCAGAATGCGGCGTATATATGGGACATAGTTTGATTGCCTGTGCTGAAATAGCTAGACAATATCGATTACCCATACATATGTACGGCTTGGATACATTTACTGGATTGCCAGATCTTTCGGAAGTTGATAAACTTTACGCATCGCCGAACGTGTTACAAAAAGCTGATTTGCTGTTTGCCGACACATCTATTGAAGATGTGCAAGCTAGAATTGATGCTAAAAATTTAACAAAATATGTAACGTTAATACCAGGTTTATTCAGTGAAACTTTGATTAATCTGCCAGATAAAAAGTATTTTTTTGTAAATATAGATTGTGATCTTTATGAACCCCACATTGAATGTTTAGAATTCTTTTATCCGAAAATGGAACAGGGAGGAATTATGTTTTTTGATGATTACCATTCCGTAGAGTACTCTATGGCATCTAAAGCAATAGATAAATTCATGTCAAAGCGTCCAGAAAAATTATTTCACCTGCATTTTGGACGTGAACGCACCAACTATAAAAAAGCTTTTATTGTGAAGTATTAA
- a CDS encoding glycosyltransferase: MQKNNHQDQLDYDFIFCQGKSPRKILIFVENINATYYLSFHYVLQKLHQKDEVDFWVISSQTIINNYAQYNPNPINIINKILTEIAPQIVIFSRYGLPYGSIFQQQCQEKAIATIYHIDDDLLNIPLSLGEGIQKQHGNKEVIQEREYLLNNVDLIYASTPYLATTLAKRFPQQKFYYGIYAPYLEFLIPKNNDIDKKQQNTGYLTLGYMGSKGHQEDLRMITPDLVKILANFPHIRFETFGTIAMPEELKQFSERIKSHKVNVNYENFLQNLYTLKWDIGLAPLQNTDFNNCKASTKYIEYTSSDIPTIASNLDVYNKFIPGSEIILAQPDEWYKKMKLLIDDASLRALILQNARVRCSQEFSLEVLEKQISTTINFF, translated from the coding sequence ATGCAAAAAAACAATCATCAAGACCAATTAGATTATGATTTTATCTTTTGTCAAGGAAAATCACCACGAAAAATTTTAATTTTTGTAGAAAATATTAATGCTACTTATTATTTGAGTTTTCATTATGTATTACAAAAACTTCATCAAAAAGATGAAGTAGATTTTTGGGTAATTTCTAGCCAAACAATAATTAATAATTATGCACAATATAATCCAAATCCCATAAATATAATTAACAAAATATTAACAGAGATAGCACCCCAAATTGTTATTTTTAGTCGATACGGTCTTCCTTATGGAAGTATATTTCAACAACAATGCCAAGAAAAAGCAATTGCCACTATCTATCATATAGATGATGACTTACTAAATATACCTTTATCTCTTGGTGAGGGAATTCAGAAACAACATGGAAATAAGGAGGTTATCCAAGAACGAGAATATTTGTTGAACAATGTAGATTTAATTTATGCTTCAACTCCTTATTTGGCCACAACTCTAGCCAAGCGTTTTCCTCAACAAAAGTTTTATTACGGTATTTATGCACCTTATTTAGAGTTTTTAATTCCCAAAAATAATGATATTGATAAAAAGCAACAAAATACAGGGTATTTGACTCTAGGCTATATGGGTTCTAAGGGTCATCAGGAAGATTTAAGAATGATTACTCCTGATCTTGTCAAAATATTAGCTAATTTCCCTCATATAAGATTTGAAACATTTGGCACAATTGCAATGCCAGAAGAACTAAAACAATTTAGTGAAAGAATTAAATCGCATAAAGTCAATGTCAATTATGAAAATTTTCTCCAAAATCTTTATACTCTGAAATGGGATATAGGATTAGCACCTCTACAAAATACTGACTTCAACAACTGCAAAGCTTCAACCAAATACATAGAGTACACTAGTAGCGATATTCCAACTATCGCTAGTAATTTAGATGTATACAACAAATTTATTCCTGGTTCAGAAATTATTCTTGCACAGCCAGATGAATGGTACAAAAAAATGAAGTTATTAATAGATGATGCAAGTTTGAGAGCATTAATCTTGCAAAATGCTAGGGTAAGATGTTCACAAGAATTTAGTCTGGAAGTATTAGAAAAACAGATATCTACCACGATAAATTTTTTCTAG
- a CDS encoding DapH/DapD/GlmU-related protein — protein sequence MKYLPKFKLIYLGKFMLLCIASIDHWLDNVTVKFRQAYFPIKYRLGSCGTNTVFGKGISIEGIGNNIYLGNNVRIGDNVKIICTNESSKIYIGDNSIIYFGSCIDTGPGGSINLGANNTINPYCVIYGHGGLTTGRYVRIASHTVIIPANHIYKDPHKLIAKQGLSKKGIKIEDNVWIGTGSRILDGVNIGHGSVIGAGAVVTKPVPPMAVVTGVPAKIIKMRSE from the coding sequence TTGAAATATTTACCTAAGTTTAAATTAATCTATTTGGGTAAATTTATGCTGTTATGTATAGCTAGCATTGATCACTGGCTAGATAATGTTACAGTGAAATTTCGCCAAGCATATTTCCCAATTAAGTACCGACTTGGTAGTTGTGGCACTAACACTGTATTTGGCAAAGGAATATCTATTGAAGGGATTGGAAATAATATCTATCTAGGAAACAATGTACGTATAGGTGATAATGTAAAAATTATATGTACAAATGAAAGTTCCAAAATATACATAGGTGATAATTCAATTATTTATTTTGGATCTTGCATAGACACGGGTCCAGGAGGATCAATTAACCTTGGTGCAAATAACACAATTAATCCATATTGTGTGATATACGGTCATGGAGGATTGACTACTGGTAGATACGTAAGAATCGCATCTCACACCGTAATAATTCCAGCTAACCATATATATAAAGATCCTCATAAACTGATTGCAAAACAGGGTCTTAGTAAAAAGGGAATCAAGATAGAAGATAATGTTTGGATTGGTACTGGTAGCCGAATTTTAGATGGTGTGAATATCGGTCATGGTAGTGTAATAGGTGCTGGTGCTGTCGTAACTAAACCTGTACCACCTATGGCGGTAGTTACTGGTGTACCGGCAAAAATTATCAAAATGCGTAGCGAGTAA
- a CDS encoding ABC transporter ATP-binding protein, with product MTRQIDDIISVPSQAEDDDVILSVNNVSKKFCRSLKQSYLYGLKDIAAELLGKPRYSHKLRKGEFWALDNVSIDVKRGESIGLIGVNGSGKTTLLRIISGLIKPDTGSVKIRGRIAALIALGAGFNPVLSGRENVFINMSILGLSKKEIEESFQEVIDFAEIWDAIDAPVRTYSSGMKARLGFACAIYTKPKILLIDEVLAVGDARFRTKCYRKLNELREKGTSFVLVSHSSNAILNICNTTLYLAKGRAVIQGTTELVMSKYEEDLLMIDSASSKGELANRIENADNSEELHIISVLFKDEQGQNLESLVSGKPITLCIRCTSCTMVEKAIVGIIIREINGEEDCVLSINSETDKQYLVILPGENEIKMMMPYCGLKPGLYTMKINISRRPFYVYDMVESFRFEVRRTKNMNLCKFYQPRSWEIEQL from the coding sequence ATGACTAGGCAAATAGATGACATAATCTCAGTCCCATCTCAAGCTGAAGATGATGATGTGATTCTTTCTGTGAATAATGTTTCCAAAAAGTTTTGTCGGAGTCTCAAGCAATCTTATCTTTATGGTCTCAAAGATATTGCTGCCGAATTGCTTGGCAAGCCACGATATAGTCACAAATTAAGAAAAGGTGAGTTTTGGGCGCTTGATAATGTCAGTATAGACGTTAAACGGGGTGAATCTATAGGTTTAATTGGTGTCAATGGTAGTGGTAAAACAACTTTATTAAGAATCATCAGTGGATTGATTAAGCCAGACACTGGTAGTGTCAAAATCCGAGGCAGGATAGCTGCTCTCATTGCTTTAGGTGCTGGATTTAATCCTGTACTTAGTGGTAGAGAAAACGTCTTTATCAACATGTCTATCCTGGGACTTTCAAAAAAGGAAATTGAAGAGAGCTTTCAAGAAGTAATTGACTTTGCCGAAATATGGGATGCTATTGATGCTCCTGTGAGAACTTATAGTTCTGGCATGAAAGCTAGGTTGGGTTTTGCTTGTGCCATTTATACTAAACCAAAAATTCTTTTAATTGATGAGGTTCTAGCAGTAGGTGATGCTAGATTCCGAACTAAATGCTATCGCAAGTTAAATGAACTAAGAGAAAAAGGAACATCATTTGTTTTAGTTTCTCATAGCTCAAACGCAATATTAAATATATGTAACACTACCCTTTATCTAGCAAAAGGTAGAGCAGTAATACAGGGGACAACCGAGTTAGTTATGAGTAAGTATGAGGAGGACTTACTCATGATTGATTCTGCTTCATCTAAAGGAGAATTGGCAAATCGAATCGAAAATGCTGACAATTCAGAAGAACTGCATATTATTTCGGTTTTGTTCAAAGACGAACAAGGTCAAAATCTCGAATCACTCGTTAGCGGTAAACCAATAACTTTATGTATAAGATGCACATCTTGTACAATGGTAGAGAAGGCTATTGTAGGTATTATTATCAGGGAAATTAATGGAGAAGAAGATTGTGTTTTAAGCATCAATAGTGAAACTGATAAACAATACTTAGTTATACTTCCTGGGGAAAATGAAATTAAAATGATGATGCCATATTGTGGATTAAAACCAGGTTTATATACTATGAAAATTAATATTAGTAGGCGTCCATTTTATGTATACGATATGGTGGAGTCCTTTAGATTTGAAGTGAGGAGAACTAAAAACATGAATTTATGTAAATTCTATCAACCTCGTAGTTGGGAAATTGAGCAATTATAA
- a CDS encoding MBOAT family protein, producing the protein MILFLSLALFTYIFGLKIERGEKRSLFFSVLLLVGILSIFKYTNFFLHLVSQSFHTLGWNFTFSTIDIRLPLGISFIVFELISYLVDIKLKKTHPENNLRVFTLFLAFFPHLIAGPICRTNQLIPQFHQKIAFSFHQFIGGLVLIMSGLFLKVCFADGLAPFVDSVFNSQVGFTGKPTLWATIGFGVQIFCDFWGYSTIAVGAARLFGIDIPINFNLPYVSTSLREFWRRWHITLSTWIRDYLYIPLGGSRQGQLQTAGNLMITMGLCGLWHGASLNFVVWGLAHGVFLVIERFCSHLFQFIQKTLLGRIISLLWPPVGWLITISFVFITWIFFRATTLEQAIAILGTLFTPANLFSAETPPRSFFILLLTFGLIHIPLSKLMDAMHTEKIRASWRFVIAWWLFVLSIVMSSGESLQFIYFEF; encoded by the coding sequence TTGATTTTGTTTTTATCTTTAGCACTATTTACATATATATTTGGTCTAAAAATTGAGCGGGGAGAAAAGCGATCGCTATTTTTTAGTGTGCTGCTGCTGGTGGGAATATTGTCTATATTTAAATATACTAATTTCTTTTTGCATCTAGTTAGTCAGAGTTTTCATACTCTGGGATGGAATTTTACCTTTTCTACTATAGATATCAGATTGCCTCTGGGCATTTCCTTTATAGTTTTTGAACTAATTTCGTATTTAGTAGACATCAAACTTAAGAAAACCCATCCTGAAAATAACTTACGCGTATTTACTTTATTCTTAGCCTTTTTTCCCCACTTAATTGCCGGACCAATTTGTCGAACTAATCAGCTTATACCTCAATTTCACCAAAAGATAGCTTTCAGTTTTCATCAATTTATTGGTGGTTTAGTTCTGATCATGTCTGGACTATTCCTAAAAGTTTGTTTTGCTGATGGGCTTGCACCTTTTGTAGATTCAGTTTTTAACTCCCAAGTAGGATTCACAGGTAAGCCTACCTTATGGGCAACCATAGGCTTTGGAGTGCAGATTTTTTGTGATTTTTGGGGTTACTCTACCATAGCAGTTGGAGCAGCCAGATTATTTGGTATTGACATCCCAATTAACTTTAATCTTCCTTACGTGTCTACCAGTTTGAGAGAGTTTTGGCGGCGTTGGCATATAACTCTCTCCACTTGGATTAGGGACTATCTTTACATTCCCTTAGGAGGATCAAGACAAGGACAATTACAAACAGCAGGGAATCTGATGATCACAATGGGACTGTGTGGACTTTGGCATGGAGCTAGTCTTAACTTTGTAGTTTGGGGATTAGCTCATGGTGTTTTTTTAGTGATAGAGAGATTTTGTTCCCATCTTTTCCAATTTATTCAGAAAACGTTATTGGGGCGAATCATCAGCTTGCTCTGGCCTCCTGTGGGATGGTTAATCACTATAAGCTTTGTTTTTATAACCTGGATTTTTTTCCGGGCTACCACATTAGAACAAGCGATCGCTATATTGGGAACATTATTCACTCCAGCTAACCTCTTCTCTGCGGAAACACCACCCCGGAGCTTTTTTATTCTTTTGCTCACCTTTGGACTCATTCACATACCACTAAGCAAACTCATGGATGCCATGCACACAGAAAAAATTAGAGCAAGTTGGCGTTTTGTGATAGCTTGGTGGTTATTCGTCTTGTCTATTGTTATGTCATCAGGAGAAAGTTTACAATTTATCTACTTTGAATTTTAA
- a CDS encoding glycosyltransferase encodes MNEQVRVYVGTDTSQLLAVKVLEHSIKRCTKLDVTVYPMLDLPIKKPQNPNNWQRTGFSFSRFCIPELAGYTGKALYLDADMLVFQDIASLWNIPFDGAKVVIQEDIPNEYQKTNKKLGAPSQRIKQCSVMLLDCTRLNWKIETIIDELDQDKYNYEQLMYELCILNESSDIKYSIPFKWNSLEHYDQHTCLIHYTDMATQPWASCQNKYAYLWFNELRLMLQDGSLKLEEIIQEINLGHFRPSLIRELKYGQFIPPFLESYFRKTNELLDKKSGFKPHQEVYKFKKIRQQAIREYKTSNSVS; translated from the coding sequence ATGAATGAACAAGTTAGAGTCTATGTCGGTACTGATACGAGTCAACTTTTGGCAGTTAAGGTTCTTGAACATTCAATTAAACGATGCACAAAACTTGATGTGACAGTTTATCCAATGCTTGATCTGCCTATTAAAAAACCGCAAAATCCAAATAACTGGCAGAGAACTGGATTTTCTTTTAGTCGTTTTTGCATACCAGAATTAGCGGGATATACAGGAAAAGCTTTATACTTAGATGCTGACATGCTAGTTTTTCAAGATATTGCCTCTCTCTGGAATATTCCTTTTGATGGAGCCAAGGTAGTCATTCAAGAAGATATTCCCAACGAATACCAAAAAACCAATAAGAAATTAGGTGCCCCCTCACAGAGAATAAAACAGTGTTCAGTGATGCTCCTAGATTGTACACGCCTTAACTGGAAAATTGAAACCATTATTGATGAGTTAGATCAGGACAAATATAATTATGAGCAACTCATGTATGAATTGTGTATTCTAAATGAAAGCAGCGACATCAAATATAGTATTCCCTTTAAGTGGAATAGTTTAGAACATTACGATCAACATACTTGTTTAATTCACTATACAGACATGGCTACTCAACCTTGGGCGTCTTGTCAAAATAAATATGCCTATCTTTGGTTCAATGAATTGAGACTAATGCTGCAAGATGGTTCTCTAAAATTAGAAGAAATCATCCAAGAAATAAATTTAGGACACTTTCGACCCTCATTGATCAGAGAGTTAAAATATGGTCAATTTATTCCTCCTTTTCTTGAGTCTTACTTCCGTAAAACTAACGAATTACTAGATAAGAAAAGTGGATTTAAACCTCATCAAGAAGTTTATAAGTTTAAAAAAATTAGGCAGCAAGCTATCAGAGAATATAAAACTTCAAATTCAGTAAGCTAA
- a CDS encoding ABC transporter permease — protein sequence MSFEKENREKQVVVYTPDSRILHPLQLFKEMYRDLWASRELAWRLLVRDIKAQYRRSFLGIFWAIIPPALTAAGLTFANHTGMVNVGKTDIPYPAFVMLGTILWQTFLDALNSPQTAIDTSRPLLAQVKFPHEAIILTQLGQVLFNLLVKLILLVALFVIFKVSVSWTIIFAPLAFIILILLGISIGLWLVPVINLVQDVSRSMEVITLAWFFLTPIAYPIPSSGTLSILVKLNPVTSLLVTAQELITTGDLSQFPLFLIMSAITLVGLILGWIVYRLSIPFLIERIS from the coding sequence ATGAGTTTTGAAAAAGAAAATAGAGAAAAACAAGTAGTAGTATACACTCCTGATAGCAGGATTCTCCATCCTCTACAGCTATTTAAAGAAATGTACCGCGACTTATGGGCTTCCCGCGAGTTAGCGTGGCGCTTGCTAGTTAGGGATATTAAAGCACAGTACAGGCGGTCTTTTTTGGGAATTTTTTGGGCTATCATACCTCCTGCACTCACCGCAGCAGGATTAACTTTTGCTAATCATACAGGAATGGTGAATGTAGGAAAAACTGATATACCTTATCCTGCTTTCGTCATGCTAGGCACGATTTTGTGGCAAACATTTTTAGATGCTCTTAATAGTCCACAAACAGCAATCGACACTTCACGTCCGCTACTGGCTCAAGTTAAATTTCCCCATGAGGCAATTATTCTCACTCAATTGGGTCAAGTACTATTTAACTTGTTAGTCAAGCTAATTTTGCTAGTTGCTTTATTTGTGATATTCAAAGTTTCCGTGAGTTGGACAATAATTTTTGCGCCTTTAGCATTTATTATTTTAATTTTATTAGGCATATCTATAGGACTATGGCTAGTTCCTGTAATAAATTTAGTGCAGGACGTATCAAGATCTATGGAAGTCATCACCTTAGCTTGGTTCTTTCTCACTCCAATTGCTTATCCTATTCCTAGTAGCGGCACCCTCTCCATTTTAGTAAAACTAAATCCTGTCACGTCCTTACTAGTAACAGCGCAAGAGTTGATTACCACAGGAGATTTATCACAATTTCCCTTATTTTTAATTATGAGCGCTATAACTTTAGTAGGATTAATTCTGGGGTGGATAGTCTACCGTCTTTCCATACCTTTTCTAATTGAGAGGATCAGTTAA
- a CDS encoding methyltransferase domain-containing protein, translated as MNLVNMSERGDRNLILSSLVRPAKRKIDNIQYRGFDISPSDTPQILIKNVFNWYPFCERTEVTGWLVSTLDKKAEGNYLEVELQDHHGSMIAAKKVYLSSKPSPVTFPSSLTNCLTSDQYSLVLRLPNSAVGRVFFIVYKVLERSDILSLCQGRGVEIGPGTNPQVLPSTKIDITYIEQSSPEQWNTLYNDTGKYPVNPKLWSRYQIGEAHSLPVPDGSLDFIFSSHVFEHLANPLGHLQYWHSKLKAGGLILAVVPDVAGCKDYVYRPCPLNNILQEYQQGIMEPNFEHYNRWAKYRAPGQDPKLFYEAKRSIHVHFYTNRNMAELLSYAVEHLGYSWFNIRHTPNHKDFYFVLAKA; from the coding sequence ATGAATCTTGTAAATATGTCAGAGCGAGGCGATCGCAATCTTATTTTATCTAGTTTAGTGCGACCCGCGAAAAGAAAAATAGACAATATCCAATATCGTGGTTTTGATATTTCTCCATCAGACACACCACAAATTTTGATTAAAAATGTTTTTAATTGGTATCCATTTTGCGAACGTACAGAAGTTACAGGCTGGCTAGTATCAACTTTAGATAAAAAAGCTGAAGGGAATTACTTAGAAGTAGAACTTCAAGATCATCATGGCTCTATGATTGCTGCTAAAAAGGTTTATCTTAGTTCTAAGCCTAGTCCTGTCACCTTTCCGTCATCTTTAACTAATTGTTTGACTAGTGATCAGTATAGTTTAGTTTTACGACTTCCTAATTCTGCAGTAGGTCGTGTTTTTTTTATTGTTTATAAGGTTTTAGAGCGCTCTGATATTCTATCACTTTGCCAAGGACGTGGTGTAGAAATAGGTCCTGGAACGAATCCCCAAGTACTTCCAAGTACAAAGATAGATATCACTTATATAGAACAATCTTCTCCAGAACAATGGAATACTCTTTACAATGATACAGGCAAATATCCTGTTAACCCTAAACTCTGGTCACGCTATCAAATTGGTGAAGCTCATTCTCTACCCGTACCTGACGGAAGCCTAGATTTCATTTTTTCTAGCCATGTTTTTGAGCATTTAGCTAATCCTCTTGGACATCTGCAATATTGGCATAGCAAACTGAAAGCAGGAGGATTAATCTTGGCTGTTGTTCCTGATGTTGCTGGGTGTAAAGACTATGTTTATCGTCCTTGCCCTTTGAATAATATTTTACAAGAATATCAACAGGGAATAATGGAGCCCAATTTTGAACACTATAATCGATGGGCAAAATATCGCGCTCCTGGTCAAGACCCCAAACTATTTTACGAAGCAAAACGTTCCATTCATGTGCATTTTTACACCAATCGCAATATGGCAGAATTGCTGTCATACGCAGTAGAGCATTTAGGCTATTCTTGGTTTAATATCCGACACACACCTAATCATAAGGATTTCTATTTTGTCTTAGCTAAAGCCTAA